In Leptodesmis sichuanensis A121, the following are encoded in one genomic region:
- a CDS encoding glycosyltransferase family 4 protein, giving the protein MHILIPALHRPSTPTGVCRHAANLAQCLAETDQVTKVTLIIGDWQKKYFEEAFQLSSPKINITTISIKNSSLARNFWFLFGLPRLAARLQPDIIHLSFPFPFVRQWFEAPVVTTIHDLYPYECPENFGYPQVWFNRWFLRQCVYQSTGLSCVSQTTLNSLQHYFPAIHARRPITVIYNYVDFSHVKPRIPEKIASEEDLRFILCVGQHRKNKNLDLLIHAYHTLRQNGILKSSTKLLIVGSPGPETETLLHQIQSLALQEQTLLLSSIDNNELCWLYKHCELFVIPSSTEGFCLPLVEALSLSPRVVCSNIPIFQEVGSANCAYFELGDKSVINLAEVMAATLEQPGAKHPSVEPRFSKASVAQQLLNFYASV; this is encoded by the coding sequence ATGCATATTTTAATCCCGGCATTACACCGACCTTCCACACCGACAGGCGTTTGCAGGCATGCCGCTAATTTGGCCCAATGTTTGGCTGAAACTGATCAAGTTACCAAGGTGACTTTAATTATAGGTGACTGGCAAAAAAAGTACTTTGAAGAGGCATTCCAACTTTCTTCACCCAAAATCAATATAACTACTATATCTATTAAAAACAGTTCCCTCGCAAGAAACTTTTGGTTCCTGTTTGGACTACCCCGACTTGCCGCTCGACTCCAGCCGGATATCATTCACCTATCCTTTCCATTTCCATTTGTTCGCCAGTGGTTTGAGGCACCTGTCGTAACAACTATTCATGACCTCTATCCCTATGAATGTCCAGAGAATTTTGGCTATCCTCAGGTTTGGTTTAACCGCTGGTTCTTAAGGCAATGTGTGTATCAAAGTACTGGCCTGTCCTGTGTTTCCCAAACTACTTTGAACTCTCTTCAGCATTATTTCCCAGCCATTCATGCCCGCCGGCCAATCACGGTCATCTACAATTACGTAGATTTTAGCCACGTTAAGCCTAGAATCCCTGAAAAAATTGCTTCCGAGGAAGATTTGAGATTTATTCTCTGCGTTGGCCAGCATCGGAAAAACAAGAACTTGGATTTATTGATCCATGCTTATCACACCTTGCGGCAGAATGGTATTCTGAAGTCTTCCACCAAATTGTTGATCGTTGGTAGTCCTGGGCCTGAAACAGAGACTCTTCTCCATCAAATTCAATCTCTAGCTTTGCAGGAGCAGACTCTCTTGCTCTCTTCGATTGACAATAACGAATTGTGCTGGCTCTACAAGCACTGTGAACTTTTTGTTATTCCCTCATCGACTGAAGGCTTTTGTCTGCCTCTGGTCGAAGCTTTATCCTTATCCCCCAGGGTTGTTTGTTCAAATATTCCCATTTTTCAAGAAGTTGGTTCTGCCAATTGCGCCTATTTCGAACTGGGGGACAAGTCCGTCATTAATCTCGCGGAAGTGATGGCTGCTACTCTTGAACAACCCGGTGCTAAACATCCCTCAGTTGAGCCTCGCTTTTCGAAAGCGAGTGTGGCTCAGCAGCTTTTAAACTTCTATGCCTCAGTTTAA